One Punica granatum isolate Tunisia-2019 chromosome 3, ASM765513v2, whole genome shotgun sequence genomic window carries:
- the LOC116201260 gene encoding ubiquitin-conjugating enzyme E2 34-like — protein MAEKACVKRLQKEYRALCKEPVSNILARPSPNDILEWHYVLEGSSGTPFAGGYYYGKIKFPPEYPHKPPGITMTTPNGRFMTQKKICLSMSDFHPESWNPMWSVSSILTGLLSFMMDDSPTTGSVNTTTEEKQRLAKSSLAFNCKNMTFRKMFPEYVDKYNQQQLSEQVVQEQVISERRKENKPETSRDTNGNSTEGTANLKDEVGSAEKDIPKNKKQAMPTWMILLLVSFFGLVMTLPLLQL, from the exons ATGGCAGAGAAGGCTTGTGTCAAACGTCTTCAAAAGGAGTACAGAGCTCTATGTAAA GAACCTGTTTCTAATATTTTGGCCCGTCCCTCACCAAATGACATTCTCGAGTGGC ATTATGTTTTGGAGGGAAGTTCAGGAACACCCTTTGCAG GTGGATATTATTACGGCAAGATCAAGTTTCCTCCAGAGTATCCTCATAAGCCACCAGGAATCAC CATGACTACTCCCAATGGGCGATTTATGactcaaaagaaaatttgtttGTCAATGAGCGATT TTCACCCTGAAAGCTGGAACCCTATGTGGTCCGTATCAAG CATACTTACTGGGCTTCTTTCATTCATG ATGGACGATAGTCCAACAACTGGAAGCGTGAACACAACTACTGAAGAGAAACAACGCTTAGCGAAATCATCTCTGGCTTTTAACTGCAAAAA CATGACATTCAGGAAAATGTTTCCAGAGTATGTTGATAAATACAACCAGCAACAGCTCTCAGAGCAGGTCGTCCAAGAACAGGTCATATCAGAGCGTCGCAAAGAAAATAAACCCGAAACTAGCAGAGATACAAATGGCAATTCCACAGAAGGAACAGCTAACCTGAAAGATGAAGTGGGTTCAGCAGAAAAGGACATCCCGAAGAACAAGAAACAGGCAATGCCAACATGGATGATATTATTACTGGTGTCGTTCTTTGGCCTAGTAATGACTCTACCCCTGCTTCAACTTTGA
- the LOC116201190 gene encoding uncharacterized protein LOC116201190 produces MKKYPVVFPKYETGDYGAIDFDPEVDFAQFLNEARQHKNVSDVVGSSLNVEHGGRRRSGDEKKEGKKSWKSSLFSWLKSDKKSKHRVEPATITSSCKPKPRKGHTSGPIYGSTVRGSEVVHHRPTSGPLSGFFSKTKRSENKTPYLTLGQLDRPNGNGASPYGPVYLVT; encoded by the exons ATGAAGAAATATCCCGTTGTATTCCCGAAATACGAAACCGGCGACTATGGTGCTATTGATTTTGATCCTGAAGTAGACTTTGCTCAG TTCTTGAATGAAGCAAGGCAACACAAGAACGTTTCGGACGTTGTCGGTTCCTCCCTGAATGTAGAACATGGAGGGAGGAGAAGATCGGGCGATGAGAAGAAGGAGGGCAAGAAGTCATGGAAGAGTTCCCTATTCTCATGGCTGAAATCCGATAAGAAAAGCAAGCATCGGGTCGAGCCCGCAACTATTACTTCCTCCTGTAAGCCGAAGCCGAGAAAGGGACATACTTCCGGCCCGATATATGGGAGCACTGTCAGGGGATCCGAGGTAGTGCACCACCGCCCAACATCAGGCCCGCTTTCGGGTTTTTTCAGCAAGACAAAGAGATCAGAGAACAAGACTCCATACCTCACCCTCGGCCAGCTTGACAGGCCTAATGGTAATGGAGCTAGTCCATACGGGCCCGTGTACCTTGTAACCTAG